One Nocardia farcinica genomic region harbors:
- a CDS encoding helix-turn-helix domain-containing protein translates to MQADGLPHQISYNVRQAAAATGMSEWTIRKLVRENQIAARYLGSQILIDPESLAQFFRSLPSERQVERECAANRRTA, encoded by the coding sequence GTGCAGGCTGACGGACTCCCCCATCAGATCAGCTACAACGTGCGCCAGGCGGCGGCGGCCACGGGCATGAGCGAGTGGACCATCCGCAAACTCGTTCGCGAGAACCAGATCGCCGCGCGGTATCTCGGCTCGCAGATCCTCATCGATCCCGAGTCGCTGGCGCAGTTCTTCCGGTCGCTGCCGTCCGAGCGGCAGGTCGAGCGGGAGTGCGCCGCCAATCGGAGGACCGCGTGA
- a CDS encoding HNH endonuclease has protein sequence MVIRQLKSGERVPDGEPARYPHQRGYIRLRWRIGTNQYVEVYEHRVVDGVVTDAEEVHHVNGVKDDNRPENLQPMTKHEHAKHHGEHATRSYGPYRSREAMEKAERAAARRAARAAVSREMRELYEAGMSTVEIGKRYGIDASGVSRRLRQVGTRMRPRNNSSRSDPSQSTRQAVHARSHMRCERCGSSLVWDHGEIHHRRHRSQGVDNSLSNLLHLCGSCHGWVEANPGAAHMLGFWLRHGEQSAATPVWLWGRWVQLDDNGHIHEVEAA, from the coding sequence ATGGTGATTCGGCAGCTGAAATCTGGTGAGCGGGTGCCGGACGGGGAACCGGCGCGGTACCCGCACCAGCGGGGCTACATCCGCCTGCGCTGGAGGATCGGCACGAACCAGTACGTCGAGGTGTACGAGCATCGCGTGGTGGATGGCGTGGTCACAGACGCCGAGGAAGTGCACCACGTCAACGGCGTCAAGGACGACAACCGGCCCGAGAACCTTCAACCGATGACCAAGCACGAGCACGCCAAGCACCACGGCGAGCACGCCACGCGCTCGTACGGGCCGTACCGCTCACGCGAGGCGATGGAGAAGGCGGAACGCGCAGCGGCCCGCAGGGCCGCGCGTGCGGCGGTCAGCAGGGAGATGCGCGAGCTGTACGAAGCTGGCATGTCGACGGTGGAGATCGGCAAGCGGTACGGCATCGACGCATCCGGGGTCAGCCGCCGACTCCGACAGGTCGGCACCCGAATGCGGCCGCGCAACAACAGCAGCAGGAGTGATCCTTCGCAGTCCACCCGCCAGGCCGTGCACGCCCGGTCCCACATGCGTTGCGAGCGCTGCGGTTCCTCGCTGGTGTGGGACCACGGCGAGATTCATCATCGGCGCCACCGCTCGCAGGGCGTGGACAACAGCCTGAGCAACCTGTTGCACCTGTGCGGTTCCTGTCATGGTTGGGTCGAGGCCAACCCCGGGGCGGCGCACATGCTCGGGTTCTGGCTACGCCACGGTGAGCAGTCTGCCGCTACACCTGTCTGGCTATGGGGCCGCTGGGTCCAGCTGGACGACAACGGCCACATCCACGAAGTAGAGGCCGCATGA
- a CDS encoding ERF family protein, whose protein sequence is MSEAIETTEPLPDPPKVGVYEAFSRVMGEVQVIEKRDRNADQGFDFRGIDAVLNRVGPVLRRHGVVIIPRPLSIQTERYVTTRGTAMRNVIVHMEYTVIGPAGDTLVGGAYGEAADSGDKATPKAQSVAYRTFLLQGLTIPTRQPDPDAASHERVARNPEADAAREELAELCDQLGIDRHKAGADFFAQHRIHIRDATDPGPIRALAEQYRTTSSAHDGSEGPAGE, encoded by the coding sequence GTGAGTGAGGCCATCGAAACCACCGAACCGCTGCCCGACCCGCCGAAGGTCGGCGTGTACGAGGCATTTTCGCGGGTGATGGGTGAGGTGCAGGTCATCGAGAAGCGAGACCGCAACGCCGATCAGGGATTCGACTTCCGGGGCATCGACGCCGTACTGAACAGGGTCGGGCCGGTGCTGCGCCGCCACGGGGTTGTGATCATCCCGCGCCCGCTGTCGATCCAGACCGAGCGCTACGTCACCACGCGGGGCACCGCCATGCGCAACGTGATCGTGCACATGGAGTACACGGTGATCGGCCCGGCCGGGGACACGCTCGTGGGCGGCGCGTACGGGGAGGCCGCCGACTCCGGCGACAAGGCCACCCCGAAAGCCCAGTCCGTCGCCTACCGCACGTTCCTGCTCCAGGGATTGACGATCCCCACCCGCCAGCCCGACCCCGACGCGGCCAGCCACGAGCGCGTCGCGCGCAACCCGGAGGCCGACGCCGCCCGCGAGGAACTGGCCGAGCTGTGTGACCAGCTCGGCATCGACCGCCACAAGGCCGGTGCCGACTTCTTCGCCCAGCACAGGATTCACATCCGCGACGCCACCGACCCGGGCCCGATCCGCGCGCTGGCCGAGCAGTACCGCACCACGAGCAGCGCCCACGACGGCAGCGAGGGGCCCGCCGGTGAGTAG
- a CDS encoding WDGH domain-containing protein: protein MSIELYRERAHLIAHLAAIYPATISTDPLAPDWPVVTIELATGQACWHIAEHDMDLFAHVPHATNTWDGHTTAEKYQRLDEATRLLAEHPHPSGARP, encoded by the coding sequence ATGAGCATCGAGCTGTACCGCGAACGCGCTCACCTCATCGCGCACCTGGCCGCCATCTACCCGGCCACCATCTCCACCGACCCGCTGGCCCCGGACTGGCCCGTCGTCACCATCGAACTCGCCACCGGCCAAGCCTGCTGGCACATCGCCGAACACGACATGGACCTGTTCGCGCACGTCCCCCACGCCACCAACACGTGGGACGGGCACACCACGGCCGAGAAATACCAGCGCCTGGACGAAGCGACCCGCCTGCTCGCAGAGCACCCGCACCCCAGCGGAGCCCGGCCGTGA
- a CDS encoding DUF7196 family protein, with amino-acid sequence MRKVAGYLVTTVTGEKIGPFLTVTEARIKLQEKGGGTITEVKTAQ; translated from the coding sequence GTGAGGAAGGTGGCCGGCTATCTGGTCACCACGGTCACCGGGGAGAAGATCGGTCCGTTCCTGACGGTGACGGAGGCGAGGATCAAGTTGCAGGAGAAGGGCGGCGGCACCATCACCGAGGTGAAGACCGCCCAGTGA
- a CDS encoding metallophosphoesterase family protein gives MSAVWFTSDLHIGHTNVARSRAFRDVADHDQALAESWDRLIGPRDQVWVLGDISLGGHRAEAAALQWILGRPGIKHLVTGNHDGCHPMHREAHREQRVYLEAFASVQQTAVRRINGHRVLLSHFPFRDDPDGDHTPEIRYPEWRMPDTGQWLLHGHTHSPLPIRGRQIHVGVDAHGLRPVPLAWIENHVRPATSADPNHPQKD, from the coding sequence GTGAGCGCGGTGTGGTTCACCAGCGACCTGCACATCGGCCACACCAACGTCGCGCGGTCGCGCGCGTTCCGTGACGTCGCCGACCACGACCAAGCGTTGGCCGAGTCCTGGGACCGCCTCATCGGCCCCCGCGATCAGGTGTGGGTGCTCGGCGACATCTCCCTCGGCGGCCACCGCGCCGAAGCCGCCGCCCTGCAATGGATCCTCGGCCGACCCGGCATCAAGCACCTGGTCACCGGCAACCACGACGGCTGCCACCCCATGCACCGAGAAGCACACCGCGAACAGCGCGTGTACCTCGAGGCGTTCGCCAGCGTGCAGCAGACCGCGGTGCGCCGCATCAACGGCCACCGGGTACTGCTGTCGCACTTCCCATTCCGCGACGACCCGGACGGCGACCACACCCCCGAAATCCGCTACCCCGAATGGCGGATGCCCGACACCGGGCAATGGCTTCTGCACGGGCACACCCACTCACCCCTGCCGATCCGCGGCCGTCAGATCCACGTCGGCGTCGACGCCCACGGCCTGCGCCCCGTCCCACTGGCGTGGATCGAAAACCACGTCCGGCCCGCGACTTCCGCTGATCCCAACCACCCCCAGAAGGACTGA
- a CDS encoding helix-turn-helix domain-containing protein, whose protein sequence is MTDPVPGHLPDHLWEAASARPKGTRFAQVPTWLLDAGISATAMKVWAAIARHINSRTRRGFPKRRTIAALIGMSLSAVDRALRELRRLGALVSRPRRRADGGQSSNEYLLLWQPLPELLTSIDTPTPLVINDEGPSSQETTGTTTAQTVETAPPVATTAAATSTDTATPLVTGDEGVRVLIESYREKEGTREPVTTSAPVAGGDGSAPPSVCPAHPHGTPEPCGPCGWYRRQREAFDAEQAAAEQARQEEAARQLAAERAAQEQQRHLDAITACRECDDLGRRPDGRECDHRSETARLAAMSAIRAELAAKSSRHNRTSRWRRRRPAVPTPVPAPIPGVTS, encoded by the coding sequence ATGACCGATCCTGTGCCCGGCCACCTGCCGGATCACCTGTGGGAAGCCGCCAGCGCGCGGCCCAAGGGCACCCGCTTCGCGCAGGTGCCGACCTGGCTACTCGACGCCGGCATATCCGCGACCGCGATGAAGGTGTGGGCGGCCATCGCCCGCCACATCAACAGCAGAACCCGGCGGGGGTTCCCGAAACGCCGGACCATCGCGGCGCTGATCGGCATGTCGTTGTCCGCCGTGGACCGCGCGTTGCGGGAGTTGCGGCGGCTGGGCGCGCTGGTGTCGCGGCCCCGGCGCCGCGCGGACGGCGGCCAATCCTCCAACGAGTACCTGTTGCTGTGGCAGCCGCTGCCGGAGCTGCTGACCAGCATCGACACCCCCACCCCCCTCGTCATCAACGACGAGGGGCCCTCGTCACAGGAGACGACGGGGACCACCACCGCGCAGACCGTGGAGACCGCGCCGCCCGTGGCCACGACAGCGGCGGCCACCAGCACCGACACGGCCACCCCCCTCGTCACCGGTGACGAGGGGGTCCGGGTGTTGATCGAGAGCTATCGAGAGAAGGAGGGAACCAGAGAGCCGGTCACCACGAGCGCGCCCGTCGCGGGCGGTGACGGCTCGGCACCCCCCAGTGTTTGCCCCGCCCACCCGCACGGCACACCGGAGCCGTGCGGGCCGTGCGGCTGGTACCGCCGCCAGCGGGAGGCGTTCGACGCCGAGCAGGCCGCCGCCGAGCAGGCCCGCCAGGAGGAAGCCGCGCGCCAGCTCGCGGCCGAGCGCGCCGCGCAGGAGCAGCAACGCCACCTCGACGCCATCACCGCCTGCCGCGAGTGCGACGACCTGGGCCGCCGCCCCGATGGCCGCGAGTGCGACCACCGCAGCGAAACCGCCCGGCTCGCCGCCATGTCCGCGATCCGCGCCGAACTCGCCGCCAAGTCCAGCCGCCACAACCGCACGTCCCGGTGGCGCCGCCGCCGTCCCGCTGTCCCGACCCCCGTGCCTGCGCCGATACCGGGAGTCACGTCGTGA
- a CDS encoding BRO family protein, which translates to MSSPALAGSPFDAIRRTRAGGVEFWSARDLMPLMGYSSWRNFLVPLERAKQSAVNQGHDVTSHFAGSRKVSRGRGPAQFDVELSRFAAYLVAMNGDPNKPEVAAAQAYFATQTRAAEVARDASMFDLMRAQIDQLEAAQRTAEEAKAIAAKTDARLDSIEGRHDWFTALGYARLHRIENTSTRFLNSVGRQASAIAKTRGIKPVKVQHALFGEVNSYPAWVWELAFDGRDTGPQPL; encoded by the coding sequence GTGAGCTCCCCCGCCCTGGCCGGGTCGCCGTTCGACGCCATCCGCCGGACCCGCGCCGGTGGCGTCGAGTTCTGGTCGGCGCGTGACCTGATGCCGCTCATGGGCTACTCGTCGTGGCGGAACTTCCTCGTGCCATTGGAGCGGGCCAAGCAATCCGCGGTGAACCAAGGCCACGACGTGACCAGCCACTTTGCGGGATCCCGCAAAGTTTCGCGGGGGCGCGGCCCGGCACAGTTCGACGTCGAGCTGTCCCGTTTCGCCGCCTACCTGGTGGCGATGAACGGCGACCCGAACAAGCCCGAGGTCGCCGCCGCGCAGGCCTATTTCGCGACCCAGACCCGCGCCGCCGAGGTCGCACGCGACGCGTCGATGTTCGACCTGATGCGCGCGCAGATCGACCAGCTCGAGGCCGCGCAGCGTACCGCCGAGGAAGCCAAGGCGATCGCGGCCAAGACCGATGCGCGCCTGGACTCGATCGAGGGACGCCACGACTGGTTCACCGCGCTCGGCTACGCACGCCTGCACCGCATCGAGAACACCTCGACCAGGTTCCTCAACAGCGTCGGCCGCCAAGCATCCGCCATCGCCAAGACACGCGGGATCAAGCCCGTCAAGGTGCAGCACGCCCTTTTCGGCGAGGTCAATTCGTATCCGGCGTGGGTGTGGGAGCTGGCATTCGACGGCCGCGACACCGGCCCCCAACCCCTATGA
- a CDS encoding helix-turn-helix transcriptional regulator yields the protein MSDKVRSQWKPLGQKKARYTLAMLYPGQPGYTDTTPVVAHLRQLNGWGLSLRSIAADAGMHEESVRQILAGESTTMRTRFAVALLEVSHTPNPRQGRVLAIGATRRLCALQALGWPLAQLAIQTGVPAKSLWSIAYRNTLSISYTVWAAVRDVYEQLSATPGPDVRRRNRAVESGTPAPLDWEGYDIDDPRVTVAASGPPAPPTRAQVAAERRFRCAELDARGLSTQEIADQLGVTTRTVERIKAELRQAAE from the coding sequence ATGAGCGACAAGGTCCGCAGCCAGTGGAAGCCGCTCGGCCAGAAGAAGGCTCGTTACACCCTCGCCATGCTCTACCCGGGCCAACCCGGCTACACCGACACCACCCCCGTCGTCGCCCACCTCCGGCAGCTCAACGGTTGGGGACTCTCCCTGCGCTCCATCGCCGCCGACGCCGGCATGCACGAGGAATCGGTACGCCAGATCCTCGCCGGGGAAAGCACGACGATGCGGACCCGCTTCGCTGTGGCACTGCTCGAGGTCAGCCACACGCCGAACCCGCGACAGGGCCGCGTCCTCGCGATCGGCGCGACCCGCAGGCTGTGCGCGTTGCAGGCCCTGGGCTGGCCGCTGGCGCAGCTGGCGATACAGACCGGCGTACCGGCGAAATCGCTGTGGAGCATCGCGTACAGAAACACCCTGTCGATCTCCTACACAGTGTGGGCGGCGGTCCGGGACGTTTACGAACAGCTGTCGGCAACGCCAGGCCCCGACGTTCGCCGACGCAATCGTGCCGTCGAGAGCGGCACACCCGCGCCTCTGGATTGGGAGGGCTACGACATCGACGACCCGCGCGTGACGGTCGCAGCGTCGGGCCCGCCCGCGCCGCCGACCCGCGCCCAGGTCGCCGCCGAAAGGCGTTTCCGATGCGCCGAGCTCGACGCCCGCGGACTGTCCACCCAGGAGATCGCCGACCAGCTGGGGGTGACGACGCGGACCGTGGAGCGGATCAAGGCAGAGCTACGACAGGCCGCCGAGTAG
- a CDS encoding helix-turn-helix domain-containing protein, whose amino-acid sequence MGNSASAQHIAAELRAARARRKLTQAELAERAGLHVNSVARLERGERDAKVGQILALASALGVEPHIFLESLPVEGKGDRRAG is encoded by the coding sequence ATGGGCAATTCAGCATCGGCTCAGCACATCGCGGCTGAGCTTCGGGCGGCGCGGGCACGGCGCAAGCTGACTCAGGCAGAGCTTGCCGAACGTGCTGGACTTCACGTCAATTCCGTGGCGCGGCTGGAACGCGGCGAGCGCGACGCGAAGGTGGGGCAAATCCTCGCGCTCGCCTCAGCGCTCGGCGTGGAGCCGCACATCTTCCTCGAATCTCTCCCGGTGGAGGGGAAGGGGGACCGCCGTGCAGGCTGA
- a CDS encoding structural protein — MSTRADFLAVLTLEQEVAALTTAALAEWLPVALDAVLPVFTAAASDPGPVPPDADAITRTAATVWDRILETRFMAGFAGLVDRLLGGAREKANAWRDRYLTGVRQRMAAVPGRALGRVRTAIRNAATVTGAREAVARVLSPTEWGAAADELGRHEAVAVFNASRIELAAIESRETGAQFDKVWWCLHDDRTRPTHRAADRQRVPLSARFEVGTASLDRPGDPSGPPDEVMGCRCIVTIVPAQVQAPARVASASPPAGGTTMARRFEAMIIPTGVPGRSQGWMLANNVQLVDSALPLALKWQKTADPGHDGAYTVGVLETIEERDGAVWGTGRMLDSPEADEAIQQIEAGVTRPSVELVARAEVLSDPSGNPVTPETAEQMMMDGAQVVMRIDVAEVVAATLVSVPEFRDAHMILGDTTDDTTMPALTAGMTVKPDTFPADWFTDPGLDEPTPIHLTSEGRVVGYLATWDTQHMGYRNRTVTPYRSHSGYAEFHQSHVYLDNGEILRVGRLTVGGGHAPAGNGMRAALDHYDNVATAWAFVRAGENDIGIWVSGAVNPHASEDMVRQALGAPHSGHWERVGGRPELIAAHAVNTPGFPILSRRRDRDGDLALVASFSPRQSRPVVDSAVLDDVAQRAVAAYAERQAALDRARTARELVASASRRRRILADVIREQHARRKAVI, encoded by the coding sequence ATGAGCACGCGCGCTGACTTCCTCGCGGTCCTGACTCTGGAGCAGGAGGTGGCCGCGCTCACCACGGCCGCGTTGGCTGAGTGGCTGCCCGTCGCCCTCGATGCGGTCCTGCCGGTGTTCACCGCCGCCGCCAGCGATCCGGGCCCGGTACCGCCGGACGCGGACGCGATCACCCGCACCGCCGCCACCGTCTGGGACAGGATCTTGGAAACCCGGTTCATGGCCGGATTCGCGGGCCTGGTGGACCGGCTGCTGGGTGGGGCGCGGGAGAAGGCGAACGCCTGGCGGGACCGCTACCTGACGGGGGTGCGGCAGCGGATGGCCGCCGTGCCGGGGCGTGCGCTCGGCCGTGTCCGCACCGCCATCCGCAACGCCGCCACGGTCACCGGCGCTCGGGAGGCTGTCGCCCGCGTGCTGTCCCCGACCGAATGGGGCGCTGCCGCGGACGAGTTGGGCCGGCATGAGGCGGTGGCGGTGTTCAACGCGTCCCGGATCGAGTTGGCGGCCATCGAGTCCCGGGAGACCGGCGCCCAGTTCGACAAGGTGTGGTGGTGCCTGCATGACGACCGCACCCGCCCCACCCATCGCGCCGCCGACCGGCAACGCGTCCCGCTCTCCGCGAGGTTCGAGGTCGGGACAGCGAGTCTCGACCGGCCCGGCGACCCGTCCGGCCCACCCGATGAGGTGATGGGCTGCCGGTGCATCGTCACCATCGTCCCCGCGCAGGTGCAGGCACCGGCTCGAGTAGCGTCAGCATCACCACCCGCAGGAGGCACCACAATGGCACGCAGATTCGAGGCCATGATCATCCCCACCGGCGTGCCCGGCCGCTCCCAAGGCTGGATGCTCGCCAACAACGTGCAGCTCGTGGACAGCGCGCTGCCCCTCGCCCTCAAATGGCAGAAGACCGCCGACCCGGGCCATGATGGCGCGTACACGGTCGGTGTCCTTGAGACCATCGAGGAACGCGACGGCGCGGTGTGGGGCACCGGCAGGATGCTCGACAGCCCGGAAGCCGATGAGGCGATCCAGCAGATCGAGGCCGGTGTGACCCGCCCGTCTGTCGAACTGGTCGCCCGCGCCGAGGTGCTGTCCGACCCCTCCGGCAATCCCGTCACTCCCGAGACCGCCGAGCAGATGATGATGGACGGCGCGCAGGTGGTGATGCGCATCGACGTCGCCGAGGTCGTCGCCGCGACCCTCGTCAGCGTGCCCGAGTTCCGGGACGCGCACATGATCTTGGGCGACACCACCGACGACACCACTATGCCCGCCCTCACCGCCGGCATGACGGTCAAGCCCGACACGTTCCCCGCCGACTGGTTCACCGATCCCGGACTGGACGAACCCACCCCGATCCACCTCACCAGCGAGGGCCGCGTGGTCGGCTACCTCGCCACCTGGGACACCCAGCACATGGGCTACCGCAACCGGACCGTCACCCCCTACCGGTCGCACTCCGGCTACGCAGAGTTCCACCAGTCCCACGTCTACCTCGACAACGGCGAGATCCTGCGCGTCGGCCGCCTCACCGTGGGCGGTGGCCACGCCCCCGCCGGCAACGGGATGCGCGCCGCTCTCGACCACTACGACAACGTGGCGACAGCGTGGGCTTTCGTCCGCGCCGGTGAGAACGACATCGGTATCTGGGTGTCGGGCGCGGTCAACCCGCACGCCAGCGAGGACATGGTCCGCCAAGCCCTGGGCGCCCCGCATTCCGGGCATTGGGAACGCGTCGGCGGGCGGCCCGAGCTGATTGCCGCCCACGCCGTGAACACACCCGGTTTCCCGATCTTGTCCCGCCGCAGGGACCGGGACGGGGATCTGGCGTTGGTGGCGTCGTTCTCCCCCCGCCAATCCCGCCCGGTCGTGGATTCCGCGGTCCTGGATGACGTGGCTCAGCGCGCGGTCGCCGCCTACGCCGAACGACAGGCGGCGCTCGACCGCGCCCGTACCGCGCGGGAACTGGTGGCATCGGCGAGCAGGCGGCGGCGGATCCTCGCCGACGTGATCCGGGAACAGCACGCACGACGGAAGGCGGTCATCTGA
- a CDS encoding helix-turn-helix domain-containing protein, with translation MRGLTQHQLAAAAHVSRSMLAQVETGKAQASTVWIGSIANALRVDSSRLYGTGSEPEQLVDVLPVLRRSLAAVDLMDDIEPAPLEQLQVMVAEVSAWRRDAKYSKITAVLPDLVDQLLVSGREAGRPAYTLLVDAYRAANTVAHKLGYSDLSMTATERMVWAAQQSGDPLLLSTVHYVQAATLSRIGADRKALRLLARSMSDIEPLADEDATAGAVYSILHMRAGTIAAAAGEGDTARSHLAEAEQLARHIGDRVVYNTPVGPTNVKLYQVCAEADLGEPGRAIEIAKTTRMPSGFPAERRSYFWVDTARAFLAAGQLDAAMAALQESRLASAEHFRSSRAVRSTIETLATQQRRPSETLRSLAHAAGLDALLV, from the coding sequence ATGCGGGGGTTGACGCAGCACCAGCTGGCGGCTGCCGCGCACGTGTCGCGGTCGATGCTGGCGCAGGTGGAGACCGGTAAGGCGCAGGCGTCGACGGTGTGGATCGGGTCGATCGCGAACGCGTTGCGCGTGGATTCCTCGCGCCTGTACGGGACCGGCAGCGAACCCGAGCAGCTGGTGGATGTGCTGCCGGTGTTGCGCCGGTCGCTGGCCGCGGTCGACCTGATGGACGATATCGAGCCGGCCCCGCTCGAGCAGCTTCAGGTGATGGTCGCCGAGGTGTCGGCGTGGCGGCGTGACGCCAAGTACAGCAAGATCACCGCGGTGCTGCCGGACCTGGTGGATCAGCTGCTGGTGTCCGGGCGTGAGGCGGGCCGTCCGGCGTACACGCTGCTGGTGGACGCCTACCGGGCGGCGAACACCGTCGCGCACAAGCTCGGATACTCCGATCTGTCGATGACGGCGACCGAGCGGATGGTGTGGGCGGCGCAGCAGTCCGGTGACCCGCTGCTGCTGTCCACCGTCCACTACGTGCAGGCGGCGACGCTGTCGCGGATCGGCGCCGACCGGAAAGCCCTTCGGCTGCTGGCGCGTTCGATGTCGGACATCGAGCCGCTGGCCGACGAAGACGCTACCGCGGGCGCGGTGTATTCGATCCTGCACATGCGGGCCGGGACGATCGCGGCGGCGGCCGGGGAAGGCGACACCGCGCGCTCGCACCTGGCCGAGGCTGAGCAGCTGGCCCGCCACATCGGCGACCGCGTCGTCTACAACACCCCGGTGGGGCCGACGAACGTGAAGCTGTATCAGGTGTGCGCGGAGGCTGATCTGGGGGAGCCGGGCCGCGCGATCGAGATAGCGAAGACCACGCGGATGCCGAGCGGTTTCCCGGCCGAGCGCAGGTCGTATTTCTGGGTGGACACCGCGCGCGCGTTCCTGGCGGCGGGCCAGCTGGACGCGGCGATGGCGGCGTTGCAGGAGTCGCGGTTGGCCTCGGCGGAGCACTTCCGGTCCTCGCGTGCGGTGCGGTCCACCATCGAGACGCTGGCGACGCAGCAGCGGCGACCCAGTGAGACGCTGCGGAGTCTCGCGCACGCCGCCGGCCTGGACGCGCTGCTGGTCTAG
- a CDS encoding RNA methyltransferase, producing MTGFFGVAVYHPKTSANVGTLWRSATAYRATLIATVGPRRYEYQSSDTSKTHNSMPLIKFHDMPDLLDHLPYGCELVGVELDERATPLTRFRHPDRALYLLGAEDRGIPADILDQCHHLVQIPAPVPWSLNVAVAGSLVLHDRYIKTASEAA from the coding sequence ATGACAGGGTTCTTCGGCGTCGCCGTCTACCACCCCAAGACCAGCGCCAACGTCGGCACCCTCTGGCGCAGCGCCACCGCCTACCGCGCGACCCTCATCGCCACGGTCGGCCCACGCCGCTACGAGTACCAGTCCAGCGACACCAGCAAGACACACAACAGCATGCCGCTGATCAAGTTCCACGACATGCCCGACTTGCTCGACCACCTGCCCTACGGGTGCGAGCTGGTCGGCGTCGAGCTGGACGAGCGAGCCACACCACTCACCCGATTCCGGCACCCCGACCGAGCCCTGTACCTCCTCGGCGCCGAGGACCGCGGCATCCCCGCCGACATCCTCGACCAGTGCCACCACCTGGTGCAGATCCCCGCGCCGGTCCCGTGGTCGCTCAACGTCGCCGTCGCCGGGTCGCTCGTCCTGCACGACCGCTACATCAAGACCGCGAGCGAGGCAGCGTGA
- a CDS encoding helix-turn-helix domain-containing protein, with protein sequence MLAERDDMAYEYGRGAEMLLARTELGLSREEMAAVLRVKVTSYQRWENGRDAIPDGVWNDVDRLRSEFDDRVQKLAEEAATVAGPHIVRVWRGPSDTEPLPGLWLSIVAAARRAAGNIVPRYPEDIE encoded by the coding sequence GTGCTGGCCGAAAGGGACGATATGGCGTACGAGTACGGCCGCGGCGCGGAAATGCTGCTCGCCCGAACCGAGCTCGGGCTCAGCCGCGAGGAAATGGCCGCCGTGCTCAGGGTCAAAGTCACCTCCTACCAGCGGTGGGAGAATGGCCGCGACGCGATCCCCGATGGCGTATGGAACGACGTAGACCGCCTACGCAGCGAGTTCGATGACCGCGTGCAGAAGCTCGCCGAGGAAGCAGCCACCGTCGCCGGCCCCCACATCGTGCGCGTCTGGCGCGGACCATCCGACACCGAACCGCTGCCCGGCCTGTGGCTGAGCATCGTCGCCGCCGCCCGCCGCGCCGCCGGCAACATCGTGCCGCGTTACCCGGAAGACATCGAGTAG
- a CDS encoding helix-turn-helix domain-containing protein — protein MGVGKPRSGSDAVEAANAAVAAHLRAERARADMKQTELAEAAHLAVNTIRRLESGERKMTLEQLVLIAEALGVTPGEFLDAAQSAFRKRQGQ, from the coding sequence ATGGGTGTCGGAAAACCCCGATCGGGGAGTGATGCTGTAGAGGCTGCCAACGCCGCCGTGGCGGCTCATCTCCGCGCGGAACGCGCACGGGCAGACATGAAGCAAACGGAGCTCGCCGAAGCGGCCCACCTCGCAGTCAATACAATCCGGCGCCTCGAAAGCGGCGAGCGGAAAATGACGCTCGAGCAATTAGTGCTGATCGCCGAAGCGCTCGGCGTGACCCCTGGCGAATTCCTCGACGCCGCTCAATCGGCGTTCCGAAAGCGCCAGGGCCAGTAG